One window of the Sphaerochaeta associata genome contains the following:
- a CDS encoding polysaccharide biosynthesis C-terminal domain-containing protein produces the protein MTRKQKLILNTASSLIHQLITVVCGIILPRAYIASFGSEVNGLVASITQFISIITFLELGVGAVVQAALYFPLAKKETEEISRIIISSNRFFKKIGGILILYSLVLFFLYPMLIDTTHSFFYTGSLVAILALSAFAQYFFGISYQLLLQADQLAFVALLTNTVTVIINTIVVLLLIKYEKSVQIVKLVSSMIFLIRPIIFQIVVKKRYRLQLSIPLHVEPIKQKWNGIAQHIASVVLNSTDIVVLTVFSSFSLVSVYSVYYLVVNSIKKILISFTSGFQALFGNMLSNNELSKLNQAFEKFEWIMHTFVTIFFTCTGILIIPFIIVYTATITDYEYVYPVFGILLVVAHALYCIRLPYNQLVLAAGHFKETQTSAIIEASINIVISIVLVQAYGLIGVALGTLVAMLYRTVYLAWYLSKNIIKRTLRHFYLHIVVDAISVVTMVCATQWITLSSISFFAWFVMALKVVLICSIVSFLVNAVFYPRLLKAIPKGIMR, from the coding sequence ATGACAAGAAAACAGAAACTTATTCTAAATACAGCAAGCTCACTTATTCATCAATTGATTACTGTTGTATGTGGAATCATTCTTCCTCGTGCCTATATCGCATCATTTGGGTCGGAAGTAAATGGCTTGGTTGCTTCCATCACCCAATTCATATCCATAATTACCTTCCTGGAATTAGGCGTAGGAGCAGTAGTCCAAGCTGCATTATACTTTCCACTTGCTAAGAAAGAGACTGAGGAGATCAGCCGCATTATTATCTCCTCCAATAGGTTTTTTAAAAAGATAGGTGGGATTCTTATCCTTTACTCTCTCGTACTGTTTTTTCTCTACCCTATGTTGATTGACACAACACATTCCTTTTTCTATACAGGATCTTTAGTAGCCATTCTTGCACTCAGTGCGTTTGCGCAGTATTTCTTCGGTATTTCTTATCAGCTGTTATTACAGGCGGACCAACTCGCTTTTGTCGCCTTGCTCACCAATACCGTAACGGTAATCATAAATACAATAGTTGTCCTGTTGTTGATCAAGTACGAAAAATCCGTACAAATTGTAAAACTTGTATCTTCGATGATATTTCTTATTCGTCCAATTATCTTCCAGATTGTTGTAAAAAAACGCTATAGATTGCAGCTTTCCATCCCGCTCCATGTTGAGCCAATTAAACAGAAATGGAATGGCATCGCCCAACATATCGCCTCTGTTGTACTCAATAGTACGGATATTGTTGTATTAACCGTTTTCAGTTCCTTCAGCCTGGTATCGGTATATTCGGTGTATTATCTTGTCGTCAATAGTATTAAGAAAATCTTGATATCCTTTACGTCAGGGTTCCAAGCCCTCTTTGGCAATATGCTTTCAAATAATGAACTTTCCAAATTGAATCAAGCATTTGAGAAGTTTGAATGGATAATGCATACCTTTGTGACTATTTTCTTCACGTGTACCGGGATTCTTATAATCCCCTTTATTATAGTCTATACAGCAACAATTACCGACTATGAATATGTGTATCCGGTCTTTGGTATCCTGCTGGTTGTTGCACATGCGCTCTATTGTATTCGGCTTCCATACAACCAACTTGTGCTTGCTGCAGGGCATTTCAAAGAGACCCAGACAAGTGCAATTATTGAAGCCAGTATAAACATTGTAATCTCGATTGTATTAGTACAAGCATATGGCTTGATTGGTGTTGCATTAGGAACTCTTGTTGCAATGCTTTACCGAACAGTCTATCTGGCCTGGTATCTCTCAAAAAATATTATAAAGCGCACATTAAGGCATTTCTATCTTCACATAGTTGTAGATGCTATATCTGTAGTGACAATGGTATGTGCTACCCAATGGATTACTCTTTCAAGTATTTCCTTCTTTGCTTGGTTTGTTATGGCTCTCAAAGTAGTCCTAATTTGTTCAATTGTTTCTTTCTTGGTAAATGCGGTGTTTTACCCACGATTACTTAAAGCAATACCGAAGGGAATTATGCGTTGA
- a CDS encoding YidC/Oxa1 family membrane protein insertase, with protein MTSFLYTVIVYPIELLVELLFVFFFKAFDSTGFAIAGISLMVSLLSLPLYHIADQLQKKERDMRIQMQNGIQRIKSTFKGDEQYMILSTFYRQHHYHPAYALRSSVSLLIQVPFFIAAYQFLSHLPHLQAESFLFIKDLGQPDHMFMLGSLPINVLPLIMTLINIAAGAIYTKGFPLRDKVQLYGMAGLFLILLYQSPAGLVFYWTLNNVFSLVKNIFYKMKQPLKVLYVTAVVASVGLTVAILVIKSNFPLSKQLVLFAGCGGIISLPFLVKIVGFIEKRYLSTFSMKRSSVFNVYILSILLLWFLSGIVVPSSLILSSPIEFAFTGTVENPLSYMYHTASFFLGLCVVWPLFLYAMASRKMRGFFSIIFFILSLTAIINLFIFKGDYGLVSKVLLYDEPARLSASLIQTVLPIFITIILSIGTFACIRNGWSKVLTSILTILILTSAGMGVYAAVNIQIAYTAHAKNVAENVDKSTLHEINPVIPLSKTEKNVVVLFLDRAINSFLPIVFEQFPELTEQYRGFVYYPNTVSPGRVTLSGSPPVMGGYEYTPDAMNLRSTERLVDKHNEASLVLPRIFSEAGYRASVFDPPMPNHKWSNDFTAFRPYPEVQVRGLNGVYSYKYKMEHPENELWGPDYESRIIKRRLPMFSFLRTIYPAVRSLLYYEGTYFLMDENTQNTNSFINAYSVLYYLPQLTAIDSAKGSYVFLVNDTPHEPIFLQAPEYVPVVKVTDISNPLQADTYYDQKAQIHYHANVAALRKVGEWLEFLKQEGVYDNTRIIIVADHGNNLKAPVFKDFEQLKEVLAAYHPLFMAKDFYASEEFSTDTQFMTTADVPAMAIKDLPVSTINPFTKNDLFSVIEKDVVNVYSSSSEPNNNRGNTFSFNYSESFSVHDSVFDEANWKHISPK; from the coding sequence GTGACGTCATTTTTATATACTGTTATCGTATATCCGATAGAATTACTTGTTGAATTGCTTTTTGTCTTCTTCTTTAAAGCTTTTGATAGTACCGGGTTTGCCATAGCTGGAATCAGTCTGATGGTAAGCTTGCTTTCTCTTCCCCTCTATCATATTGCCGATCAATTGCAGAAGAAAGAGCGGGACATGCGCATACAAATGCAGAATGGAATCCAGAGAATCAAATCAACCTTTAAGGGCGATGAGCAATACATGATTCTCTCTACTTTCTACAGGCAACACCATTATCATCCTGCATATGCTCTTCGTAGTTCTGTCAGCCTTCTCATTCAGGTTCCATTCTTTATTGCTGCCTATCAGTTTCTTTCTCATCTTCCCCATTTGCAGGCTGAAAGCTTTCTTTTCATCAAGGATCTGGGGCAACCTGATCATATGTTCATGCTCGGTTCTCTTCCAATAAATGTACTTCCATTGATAATGACCCTAATCAACATAGCAGCCGGTGCAATCTATACAAAAGGATTCCCTCTGCGAGATAAAGTTCAGTTGTATGGTATGGCTGGGTTATTTCTTATACTTCTGTATCAGTCTCCAGCGGGGTTGGTTTTCTACTGGACCCTGAACAATGTTTTCTCATTGGTAAAAAATATCTTTTATAAAATGAAGCAACCCTTGAAGGTGTTGTATGTTACGGCTGTCGTTGCAAGTGTTGGATTAACAGTAGCCATACTTGTTATAAAATCAAATTTCCCTCTTAGCAAACAGCTGGTACTTTTTGCAGGTTGTGGAGGGATAATTTCCCTTCCATTTCTTGTAAAAATCGTGGGATTTATTGAGAAAAGGTATCTCTCTACCTTCTCAATGAAAAGATCAAGCGTTTTCAATGTCTATATTTTATCAATCCTGCTTCTATGGTTCCTTAGTGGCATTGTGGTGCCATCAAGCCTGATACTTTCTTCTCCTATCGAATTTGCATTCACTGGAACCGTTGAGAATCCTCTTTCCTACATGTACCATACTGCCTCATTTTTCTTGGGTTTATGTGTGGTCTGGCCTTTGTTTTTGTATGCAATGGCCAGTAGAAAAATGAGAGGGTTCTTTTCAATTATCTTTTTTATACTTTCTCTAACAGCAATAATTAATCTTTTCATCTTCAAGGGCGACTATGGCCTTGTAAGCAAAGTATTATTGTACGATGAGCCGGCACGTCTTTCCGCTTCCTTGATCCAAACGGTACTTCCCATTTTCATAACTATTATTCTATCAATCGGCACATTTGCTTGTATTCGAAACGGGTGGTCAAAGGTGCTTACCAGTATACTCACGATTCTCATCCTTACTTCTGCGGGAATGGGTGTATATGCTGCAGTGAATATCCAAATAGCTTATACTGCCCATGCTAAGAATGTGGCAGAGAATGTGGATAAGAGTACTCTTCATGAGATCAATCCAGTGATTCCTCTCAGCAAAACTGAAAAGAATGTAGTCGTCCTCTTTCTTGATAGAGCTATCAACTCTTTCTTGCCAATCGTATTCGAACAGTTTCCCGAGCTCACTGAGCAGTATAGAGGATTTGTCTATTATCCCAATACTGTTTCTCCTGGAAGGGTAACGCTTTCTGGTTCTCCTCCAGTTATGGGAGGATATGAGTACACTCCGGATGCAATGAACCTGCGTAGTACCGAACGTTTGGTAGACAAGCACAACGAAGCTTCATTGGTGCTTCCAAGAATTTTTTCCGAAGCGGGATACCGTGCTTCTGTATTTGATCCTCCAATGCCTAACCATAAATGGTCAAATGACTTTACAGCCTTTCGTCCGTATCCAGAAGTACAGGTTCGTGGCTTGAATGGTGTATATTCCTATAAGTATAAAATGGAGCATCCTGAGAACGAATTATGGGGACCTGACTACGAGAGCAGAATCATCAAGCGTCGTCTTCCTATGTTTTCATTTCTAAGAACCATTTATCCTGCAGTTCGAAGTCTTTTGTATTACGAGGGCACATACTTCCTGATGGATGAGAATACGCAAAACACCAACAGTTTTATTAATGCATATTCTGTGCTGTATTACCTTCCCCAGCTTACTGCGATTGATAGCGCAAAAGGATCATATGTCTTTCTTGTCAATGATACTCCACACGAACCAATTTTCTTACAAGCCCCAGAATATGTGCCAGTTGTAAAAGTAACAGATATATCGAACCCTCTCCAAGCTGATACGTATTACGATCAGAAAGCTCAGATACATTATCATGCCAATGTAGCGGCACTACGAAAGGTAGGTGAATGGTTGGAATTTCTCAAACAAGAGGGAGTATACGACAACACGAGAATTATCATTGTTGCTGATCATGGGAATAATTTGAAAGCACCGGTTTTCAAAGATTTTGAGCAACTAAAAGAGGTCCTTGCGGCATACCACCCATTGTTCATGGCTAAGGATTTCTATGCATCCGAAGAATTTTCTACTGACACTCAGTTTATGACAACTGCGGACGTTCCTGCCATGGCTATCAAGGATCTACCCGTTTCAACCATAAATCCTTTCACTAAAAATGACTTGTTTTCTGTTATTGAGAAAGATGTAGTTAATGTGTACTCATCCTCTTCAGAGCCAAACAACAATAGGGGTAACACATTTAGTTTTAATTATTCAGAGAGCTTTTCTGTACATGATTCAGTGTTTGATGAGGCTAATTGGAAGCACATTAGTCCAAAATGA
- a CDS encoding CDP-glycerol glycerophosphotransferase family protein, with the protein MILFYIDPGTGSMLFSIVIGLVTMLYFLGKAAFIKVKFILSGGKATTSKNHYPLVIYSESKRYWNVFKPVLDALERKAIPTVYYASSEDDPVFSVAYKHITSEFIGEGNKAFTRLNFLEADVCLMTTPGLDVYQLKRSRGVKHYAHILHSVDDATGYRLFGLDYFDSVLLSGEYQKAHIRLLETQRGIKEKELVVVGCPYLDELQKKVADLPKRKNESFTVLVAPSWGKSGILSRYGASLLDSLVQTGFSIIVRPHPQSKQSEKEILEALEMRYKAAQNLEWDYSNENLNVLSRSDIMISDFSGVIFDYAFLFNKPFLYVNSNFDARPYDAYDLEEQPWKFRVLPEIGVELQENDFGRIGQLILETSKSSILEEKRKNANATAWQYKGKSGEMVADFLVGVLAGLKESKDM; encoded by the coding sequence ATGATACTTTTCTATATAGACCCCGGTACAGGGAGCATGCTTTTTTCCATAGTCATTGGTTTGGTGACTATGCTCTATTTTCTTGGAAAAGCAGCATTCATTAAGGTAAAGTTTATTCTCTCTGGAGGAAAAGCAACCACTTCGAAAAATCATTATCCTTTGGTCATTTATTCTGAAAGCAAGCGGTATTGGAATGTTTTTAAGCCAGTTCTAGATGCATTGGAAAGAAAAGCTATTCCAACTGTGTATTACGCATCATCAGAAGACGACCCAGTCTTCTCAGTAGCATATAAACATATTACAAGTGAGTTTATTGGGGAAGGCAACAAAGCTTTCACTCGATTGAATTTCCTTGAGGCAGATGTGTGCTTGATGACTACTCCTGGTCTGGATGTCTATCAGCTCAAGCGCTCAAGAGGCGTTAAGCACTATGCCCATATCCTGCACTCAGTTGATGACGCAACAGGATATCGACTTTTTGGGTTAGACTATTTTGATTCTGTACTCCTTTCTGGCGAATATCAAAAAGCGCATATTCGGCTTTTGGAAACACAAAGAGGTATCAAAGAAAAAGAGTTGGTAGTTGTTGGATGTCCCTACCTTGATGAGCTGCAAAAGAAAGTAGCAGATCTGCCTAAACGAAAGAATGAATCCTTTACGGTACTCGTGGCTCCTTCATGGGGAAAAAGTGGGATTCTGAGTAGATATGGAGCATCTCTTCTTGATTCCTTGGTACAAACAGGATTCTCAATTATTGTGAGACCTCACCCACAATCGAAACAATCAGAAAAAGAGATACTTGAAGCTCTAGAAATGCGATACAAGGCCGCTCAGAATCTCGAGTGGGATTATTCTAATGAGAATCTGAATGTCCTTTCTCGGTCGGACATCATGATATCTGACTTTTCAGGAGTTATCTTTGATTATGCGTTTCTCTTTAATAAACCGTTTCTTTACGTGAATAGTAATTTTGATGCTCGACCGTATGATGCATACGATCTAGAAGAACAGCCGTGGAAATTCCGGGTCCTTCCTGAAATTGGAGTTGAACTTCAAGAAAACGACTTTGGGAGAATCGGTCAACTTATTCTTGAAACAAGCAAGAGTTCGATACTTGAGGAAAAAAGAAAGAATGCCAATGCTACAGCATGGCAATACAAAGGGAAGAGCGGCGAGATGGTTGCCGATTTCTTGGTTGGTGTTCTTGCTGGACTGAAAGAAAGCAAGGATATGTAA
- a CDS encoding O-antigen ligase family protein, whose amino-acid sequence MDLFDHICDASLLIFFPVLVVLGTNAKKFFIPVEILFLSVFTIRFFVKRSTLSLYTIWTIGLSLLALVSTTYAPNQTAAMRWAISVIQVVIFGNLLVPYFRDDKRNVHVFFLSFILSAVGLGFRLWMSAPPEQLMNTRLGESIGFNANFVGFIFAIAALINLYYVILEKRWIALPLFFVLSVIGLFSGSRKTMIILFVGIVLLSILSSRKPHTIFISMILSLLFVAGFLLISFQWEPLKNIIGYRIQIFLTTFTGQSIDASANERIEMIRLGIDMIKQKPFFGWGLHAFSDLEKFGVYSHNNYIEIAVSWGMFGLIWYYLFLGYVIIKGIGILLSRHRTSLVVFSVMMLLILCLDDFGRVRFYDEVSHILYALCYAIIVMHLPLRGIDIISLLIKPFQRFIHIKSLRQE is encoded by the coding sequence ATGGACCTCTTTGACCATATATGTGATGCCTCACTGTTAATCTTTTTTCCTGTTTTGGTAGTTCTTGGAACAAATGCCAAGAAGTTTTTTATACCGGTAGAGATTCTGTTCTTGTCGGTTTTTACCATTAGGTTCTTTGTAAAACGGTCTACACTCTCTTTATATACTATTTGGACAATAGGGCTTTCGCTGTTGGCGCTAGTCTCTACAACGTATGCACCAAACCAAACAGCTGCTATGCGTTGGGCTATTTCTGTTATACAAGTTGTAATCTTTGGCAATTTGCTGGTCCCCTATTTTCGAGACGATAAAAGAAATGTCCATGTTTTCTTCCTTTCGTTTATACTTTCTGCTGTCGGATTAGGATTTCGCTTGTGGATGTCAGCTCCTCCTGAGCAATTGATGAATACTCGTCTGGGTGAATCAATTGGTTTTAACGCAAATTTTGTGGGTTTCATATTTGCCATTGCGGCACTTATAAACTTGTATTACGTTATTCTGGAAAAACGCTGGATAGCTCTTCCTTTGTTTTTTGTGTTAAGTGTAATTGGTTTGTTCTCAGGTTCACGTAAAACCATGATAATTCTTTTTGTTGGTATAGTTCTCTTGTCAATTTTATCATCTCGAAAACCACATACAATTTTCATATCGATGATTCTTAGCTTGTTATTTGTTGCTGGGTTTCTCCTGATATCCTTTCAATGGGAGCCATTGAAAAATATAATTGGATATAGAATTCAAATTTTCTTAACAACTTTTACAGGCCAATCGATTGATGCGAGTGCAAATGAACGAATAGAGATGATTCGCCTCGGGATTGATATGATCAAGCAAAAACCATTTTTTGGTTGGGGCTTGCATGCATTTTCAGACTTAGAGAAATTTGGAGTATATTCTCATAATAATTATATAGAAATTGCTGTCTCTTGGGGCATGTTTGGCCTAATTTGGTACTATCTATTTTTGGGTTATGTAATTATAAAAGGAATCGGGATTCTGCTTTCTCGACATCGTACTAGCCTTGTGGTTTTCTCTGTGATGATGCTACTCATTCTTTGCTTGGATGATTTCGGTCGTGTTCGTTTTTATGATGAGGTTTCACACATATTATATGCACTTTGTTATGCAATTATTGTTATGCATCTTCCACTTAGAGGTATCGATATCATTAGCTTGTTGATCAAACCTTTCCAGCGGTTTATTCATATAAAATCCCTCAGACAAGAGTAA
- a CDS encoding IS1634 family transposase, producing the protein MIDANAKPMKIIRVTNKKNGVTYLYEDQAFWNSEKKRGEHKRKCIGRLGPDGSEIYNDFYLARKEASKAENPLVSKTTLMGQNLILDKVVKDVGIQPVLKEAFGADDADAILQLARYSVCEGKALSRAEDWLNDRGFNGNALCSQRISELLASLSDDRRNTFFKLWIAKQAKKKALLFDITSISSYGKNNTYVERGYNRDHENLRQINLGLLSAHSSNVPLWYSELPGSMSDSLVLDHVLRSLEKLDVKDINLVGDRGFYSEANLRNIADKGQKFTIPVPSSLKWQKELIDKVRPSIRRPANIIRNPEDDKSYIYGVTDYKTESYGRTWRHVYFDPVRKEQDIASLMLKLRKCEEELAGGDAFEKHRNLYDTYFTVKDTPKRGRKVSLNEEAVNAYIDGYSGFWIILTNAQKDASKALGHYNRRCDIELHFDDMKNLLDCNRLNVHTEKTMKGRLFVNFITLILLNDLRGKVSAIKPRNRKYWDFKDMLNKVSTYSRIHFTGTYKDLWTVPTKAQRLIFSLLKIEYHWKGKIVNLEKPMESEEDDEQEDEEA; encoded by the coding sequence ATGATAGATGCCAATGCAAAACCGATGAAAATCATCCGTGTCACCAACAAGAAGAACGGTGTCACCTACCTCTACGAGGACCAGGCCTTCTGGAACAGCGAGAAGAAGCGCGGCGAGCACAAGCGAAAGTGCATCGGCCGACTCGGTCCGGATGGAAGCGAGATATACAACGATTTCTACCTGGCCAGGAAGGAAGCCTCCAAGGCCGAGAATCCGCTTGTCTCGAAAACCACCCTGATGGGACAGAACCTCATCCTGGACAAGGTGGTCAAGGACGTCGGCATACAGCCTGTTCTGAAGGAAGCCTTCGGAGCCGACGATGCCGATGCCATCCTTCAGCTTGCACGGTACAGCGTCTGCGAGGGCAAGGCCCTCAGCAGAGCCGAGGACTGGCTGAACGATCGTGGTTTCAACGGCAACGCTCTTTGCTCGCAGCGGATCAGCGAGCTGCTTGCCTCCCTGTCCGACGACAGGCGCAACACCTTCTTCAAGCTTTGGATTGCCAAGCAGGCGAAGAAAAAGGCACTGCTTTTCGATATAACCTCGATTTCGTCCTATGGAAAAAACAACACCTATGTGGAGCGGGGGTACAACCGGGACCACGAGAACCTGAGGCAGATAAACCTCGGCCTGCTCAGCGCCCACTCGTCGAACGTCCCTCTCTGGTACTCGGAATTGCCCGGGAGCATGTCCGATTCACTCGTCCTCGACCATGTGCTGCGCAGCCTGGAAAAGCTCGATGTGAAGGACATCAACCTGGTCGGCGACCGGGGCTTCTACAGCGAGGCGAACCTCAGGAACATAGCGGATAAGGGACAGAAGTTCACCATCCCCGTCCCCTCCAGCCTCAAGTGGCAGAAGGAATTGATCGACAAGGTCAGGCCCTCAATCCGAAGACCCGCCAACATCATCCGCAATCCCGAGGACGACAAGTCCTACATCTATGGCGTCACCGACTACAAGACCGAGTCCTACGGCAGGACCTGGAGGCATGTCTACTTCGACCCCGTCAGGAAGGAGCAGGACATCGCATCGCTGATGCTCAAGCTGAGAAAGTGCGAGGAGGAGCTTGCAGGCGGGGATGCCTTCGAGAAGCACAGGAACCTGTACGACACCTACTTCACCGTCAAGGATACCCCCAAGCGGGGAAGGAAGGTCAGCCTGAACGAGGAGGCCGTCAATGCCTACATCGACGGCTACAGCGGGTTCTGGATCATCCTCACCAATGCACAGAAGGATGCATCCAAGGCCCTGGGGCACTACAACCGCAGGTGCGACATCGAGCTGCACTTCGACGACATGAAGAACCTCTTGGACTGCAACAGGCTCAACGTGCACACAGAGAAGACCATGAAGGGCAGGCTTTTCGTCAACTTCATCACCCTCATCCTGCTCAACGACCTGAGAGGCAAGGTCTCGGCCATCAAGCCCAGGAACAGGAAGTACTGGGATTTCAAGGACATGCTGAACAAGGTGTCGACCTATTCCAGAATCCACTTCACCGGCACCTACAAGGACCTGTGGACGGTGCCCACCAAGGCCCAGAGGCTGATCTTCAGCCTCTTAAAGATAGAGTACCATTGGAAGGGAAAGATAGTGAATCTTGAGAAGCCAATGGAGTCTGAAGAAGATGACGAACAGGAAGACGAGGAGGCCTAG
- a CDS encoding glycosyltransferase family 4 protein yields the protein MQGISILILSNDVDYLYTLRLETIERLLQSGASVALSAPYNDRVEFFEKLGCTFHPVEFTPRGKNPFSNLGVLLKYFRLIKQTKPDVVLTYTIKSNIYGGLVCRILKVPQIANMTGLGKALMDENLVQKVVLTLLRVAFKKARTVFLQNARDLQYFLDHRITTKEQSVLIPGSGVNLARHPLEPYPEDDGSIRLIYIARIIKDKGIEEMMAAAKAIHQKYPYFSCDIAGFIGEAVYEPQLADYSASEAGKYLGFQKDIHSLIKKSHAVVLPSYHLEGIANVLLEGASAGRPVLSTDHIGCRDTFDDGVSGIMFAPRSVEALVEAIEKFIHLPYDQKQAMGLAGRKKVEREFDREIIVNEYMKAVAKIVGQKAE from the coding sequence ATGCAAGGTATTTCTATTCTGATTCTCTCCAACGACGTTGACTATCTCTATACGCTGCGTTTGGAGACCATTGAAAGACTTCTTCAATCAGGGGCTTCCGTTGCTCTCTCCGCACCATACAACGACCGTGTTGAGTTCTTTGAGAAGTTGGGATGTACGTTTCATCCTGTTGAATTTACTCCAAGAGGGAAGAACCCTTTCTCCAATCTTGGAGTTTTGCTCAAATACTTCAGGCTGATTAAACAGACTAAGCCTGATGTTGTACTGACCTATACCATTAAGTCCAATATCTACGGTGGCTTGGTTTGTAGAATACTGAAGGTTCCTCAGATAGCTAACATGACAGGTCTTGGTAAAGCTCTGATGGATGAGAATCTCGTCCAGAAAGTAGTGTTAACATTGCTTCGTGTTGCATTTAAAAAGGCACGGACTGTATTTTTGCAGAATGCAAGAGACCTGCAGTATTTTCTTGACCACCGCATCACCACCAAAGAGCAGTCGGTTCTTATCCCAGGTTCAGGCGTCAATCTCGCCCGCCATCCGTTGGAACCGTATCCAGAAGATGATGGGTCGATTCGTCTCATCTATATTGCCCGTATAATTAAGGACAAAGGGATTGAGGAGATGATGGCAGCGGCAAAGGCCATTCATCAGAAGTATCCTTACTTCAGCTGCGATATAGCAGGTTTTATTGGAGAGGCAGTGTATGAACCTCAATTGGCTGACTACTCAGCCTCAGAGGCTGGAAAGTACTTAGGATTTCAGAAGGACATTCATAGTCTGATCAAGAAAAGTCATGCAGTGGTACTGCCTTCCTATCACTTGGAAGGTATTGCCAATGTTCTCTTGGAAGGAGCTTCTGCAGGAAGACCTGTGTTGTCAACAGACCATATAGGCTGTCGTGATACATTCGATGATGGAGTATCGGGCATTATGTTTGCCCCGCGCTCTGTAGAAGCCTTGGTTGAGGCGATTGAGAAGTTCATTCATCTTCCCTACGACCAGAAACAAGCTATGGGTCTGGCTGGAAGGAAGAAAGTTGAACGAGAATTTGACCGCGAGATTATTGTGAATGAGTATATGAAGGCTGTAGCGAAGATTGTAGGGCAGAAGGCGGAATGA
- a CDS encoding glycosyltransferase family 1 protein yields the protein MNKSQMSNQPIRVLQVLGGLFHGGAEAMIMNLYRNVDTRVVQFDFLVHTDQEGVFDKEILDRGGVVHHAPAYKGINHFAYKAWWKTFLRQHPEYGCIHFHIRGTSAIAIPICKRLGRTTIIHAHSTSNGKSLVSFIKGLFQLSLRRDADYLFACSEPAGRWLFGQKTLQAPNFHLWKNAIDTSRYQFSQATRNRVRSELGLEDSFVVGHIGRFIDAKNHGFLLEIFQEVLKREPHARLLLIGDGPNRKAIEDKVELLRLGQAVIFAGFRSDVPEMLQAMDVFLFPSLYEGLPVTLIEAQASGLPSVVSDTIAKEIEVTDLIQFVSLESVAKAWADIIFTISRDNIRKDTSKSIIEAGYDIKQSAKELQAFYLSCDIC from the coding sequence GTGAACAAAAGCCAAATGAGTAATCAACCCATTCGAGTCCTTCAGGTACTAGGCGGCCTGTTTCACGGTGGTGCCGAAGCCATGATTATGAATCTGTATCGCAATGTCGATACCCGGGTTGTGCAATTCGATTTCCTTGTCCACACAGATCAAGAAGGCGTCTTTGACAAAGAAATACTTGATCGCGGAGGGGTGGTCCATCATGCTCCAGCATATAAGGGAATCAATCATTTTGCTTATAAGGCATGGTGGAAGACATTCTTAAGACAACATCCAGAATATGGGTGTATTCATTTCCATATCCGCGGTACTTCGGCCATTGCAATTCCGATTTGCAAGCGATTAGGTAGAACTACAATCATTCATGCCCACAGTACTTCAAATGGGAAGAGTTTAGTTTCGTTCATAAAAGGGCTTTTCCAATTGTCCTTACGAAGAGATGCCGATTACCTCTTTGCCTGTTCCGAACCCGCAGGAAGATGGTTGTTTGGGCAAAAGACCTTGCAAGCTCCCAATTTCCATCTATGGAAGAACGCGATTGATACAAGTAGGTATCAATTCTCCCAAGCCACTCGAAATCGAGTTCGTTCAGAACTCGGACTGGAAGATTCCTTTGTTGTAGGACATATTGGACGTTTTATCGATGCAAAGAATCATGGATTTCTCCTGGAGATCTTTCAGGAGGTTCTCAAGCGAGAGCCTCATGCCAGGTTATTGTTAATCGGTGACGGCCCAAACCGCAAAGCGATTGAGGATAAAGTGGAACTACTGAGATTGGGCCAGGCGGTTATCTTTGCCGGATTCCGATCTGATGTTCCTGAAATGCTTCAGGCAATGGATGTATTTTTGTTTCCTTCTCTGTATGAAGGGTTACCAGTTACTTTGATTGAGGCTCAAGCAAGTGGATTGCCAAGTGTTGTATCAGATACGATTGCAAAAGAAATTGAAGTGACCGATTTGATTCAATTCGTTTCACTTGAAAGTGTTGCAAAAGCATGGGCTGATATAATTTTTACGATATCGAGAGACAATATTCGCAAAGATACCAGTAAGTCAATTATTGAAGCAGGGTATGATATCAAGCAATCGGCGAAGGAATTGCAAGCTTTCTACCTTTCGTGTGACATTTGTTAA